In one window of Vulpes vulpes isolate BD-2025 chromosome 1, VulVul3, whole genome shotgun sequence DNA:
- the GADD45G gene encoding growth arrest and DNA damage-inducible protein GADD45 gamma yields MTLEEIRGQDAVPESTARMQGAGKALHELLLSAQRQGCLTAGVYESAKVLNVDPDNVTFCVLAADAEDEGDIALQIHFTLIQAFCCENDIDIVRVGDVQRLAAIVGAGDEAAAAGDLHCILISNPNEDAWKDPALEKLSVFCEESRSVNDWVPSITLPE; encoded by the exons ATGACTCTGGAGGAGATCCGAGGCCAAGACGCGGTCCCCGAGAGCACCGCCAG GATGCAGGGCGCCGGGAAGGCCCTCCACGAGCTGCTGCTGTCCGCGCAGCGCCAGGGCTGCCTCACCGCCGGCGTCTACGAGTCCGCCAAAGTCCTGAATGT GGACCCCGACAACGTGACCTTCTGCGTGCTGGCCGCCGACGCGGAGGACGAGGGCGACATCGCGCTCCAGATCCACTTCACGCTGATCCAGGCGTTCTGCTGCGAGAACGACATAGACATCGTGCGCGTGGGCGACGTGCAGAGGCTGGCGGCGATCGTGGGCGCGGGCGACGAGGCGGCCGCCGCGGGGGACCTGCACTGCATCCTCATCTCG AACCCCAATGAGGACGCGTGGAAGGACCCCGCCTTGGAGAAGCTCAGCGTGTTCTGCGAGGAGAGCCGCAGCGTCAACGACTGGGTGCCCAGCATCACCCTCCCCGAGTGA